Part of the Amphiura filiformis chromosome 9, Afil_fr2py, whole genome shotgun sequence genome is shown below.
ACAAATGTAAATACCGTGATATCGTGAAGATGATTCCAGATACCACCGAGGTAAGATTACGTATCCGTGAGCGTTATGTTGTGCTCATCACACCGGCTTTCAAGTGCGGCGGAATTTGGCCACGCAGCGCTGCACACTGGCCCATGCCACACATACCTTGGCCTGCTCCTGGAATGGTAGCAGAAGTGAAAACCGAGGGATTCAACCTGTTATCAAAGGAAACTGTTTCAGCGTTAGGTAAGCAGGCTTCAGCAGAAGGTGATGCATGGGTTTTGTCCTTCAAAGACGCTGAAAACAAACTCCTCTTAGGTGGTGCCCGAAGAAAGTGCTTGAGTATCTTGAAAGCACTGCGCGACAAGCACCTCGACCTTCCAAGTCAACCTGTGAAAAACTATCATCTTAAAACTCTTTTGTTATACGAGTGCGAGAAACATCCTCGCGAAGTAGAATGGGATGAAACATGTCTTGGTGATCGTATCAATGGGATCTTGCTGCAGCTGATATCGTGCTTACAGAATCGTAGATGTCCACACTATTTCTTACATGGACTAGACTTATTCAGTAGCAAGCCTAATGCTGCTCTGGATCAAGCTGCCAAGCAAACTTGGAGAATTGCTCGCGAAATCCTGACCAATCCACGAAGTTTGGAAAAACTATGACCATGTTAATAAACTAGCCGCAGTTTCTGGATTTACGGACCATTTTGTGAACAATTTGCAAGTTTAACTT
Proteins encoded:
- the LOC140161296 gene encoding protein mab-21-like 2 — translated: MFAMLTAQSKLLYQLNRYTSERVSSRKANISKTISEVCKIVTDVLKEVEVQEPRFISSLVETEMGRYEGLEVVSPTEFEVVLFLNQMGVFNFVDDGTVPGCAVLKLSDGRKRSMSLWVEFITASGYLSARKIRSRFQTLVATAVDKCKYRDIVKMIPDTTEVRLRIRERYVVLITPAFKCGGIWPRSAAHWPMPHIPWPAPGMVAEVKTEGFNLLSKETVSALGKQASAEGDAWVLSFKDAENKLLLGGARRKCLSILKALRDKHLDLPSQPVKNYHLKTLLLYECEKHPREVEWDETCLGDRINGILLQLISCLQNRRCPHYFLHGLDLFSSKPNAALDQAAKQTWRIAREILTNPRSLEKL